From Ictidomys tridecemlineatus isolate mIctTri1 chromosome 2, mIctTri1.hap1, whole genome shotgun sequence, the proteins below share one genomic window:
- the LOC144369655 gene encoding olfactory receptor 7A10-like isoform X2: MEPGNNTRISEFLLLGFSEDPELQPLIFGLFLSMYLVTMLGNLLIILATISDSHLHTPMYFFLSNLSFVDICFTSTTIPKMLVNLQTQNKAISYAGCITQMCFFFIFVELDNFLLTVMAYDRYVAICHPLQYTVIMNPRLCGFLVLVCWILSVLHALLQSLMVLRLSFCRDINIPHFFCELNQVVQLACSDTFLNGLVRYFVTVLLGGGPITGILYSYSKIVSSICAISSAQGRYKAFSTCASHLSVVCLFYGTGFGVYLSSASAQSSPSSATASVMYTVVTPMLNPFIYSLRNKDMKGALQSCGSLI; this comes from the exons ATGGAACCAGGAAACAATACAAGAATTTCAGAATTCCTTCTGCTGGGATTTTCAGAGGACCCAGAACTGCAGCCCCTCATCTTTGGCCttttcctgtccatgtacctggtcactatgctggggaacctgctcatcatcctggccaccatctcagactcccacctgcacacgcccatgtacttcttcctctccaacttGTCCTTTGTGGACATCTgcttcacctccaccaccatccctAAGATGCTGGTGAACCTCCAGACACAGAACAAGGCCATTTCCTACGCAGGCTGCATCACCCAGatgtgctttttctttatttttgtagagTTGGACAATTTCCTCCTgactgtgatggcctatgacaggtatgtggccatctgccacccGCTGCAGTACACTGTCATCATGAATCCCAGGCTCTGTGGTTTTCTGGTTCTAGTGTGCTGGATCCTGAGTGTCCTGCATGCCTTGTTGCAAAGCTTAATGGTCTTGAGACTGTCCTTCTGCAGAGACATAAACATCCCCCACTTTTTCTGTGAACTTAACCAGGTGGTTCAGCTTGCCTGCTCTGACACCTTTCTTAATGGTTTGGTGAGGTATTTTGTAActgtgctactgggaggtggccCCATCACTGGCATTCTTTACTCCTACTCCAAGATAGTGTCCTCCATCTGTGCAATCTCATCAGCTCAGGGCAggtacaaagccttctccacctgtgcatctcaCCTCTCTGTGGTCTGCTTATTTTATGGCACAGGCTTTGGTGTGTACCTCAGTTCTGCTTCAGCCCAGAGCTCACCCTCCAGTGCAACAGCCTCTGTGATGTACACggtggtcacccccatgctgaaccccttcatctacagtcTGAGGAATAAGGATATGAAAGGAGCCCT CCAGAGTTGTGGATCTTTGATATGA
- the LOC144369655 gene encoding olfactory receptor 7A10-like isoform X1 — translation MEPGNNTRISEFLLLGFSEDPELQPLIFGLFLSMYLVTMLGNLLIILATISDSHLHTPMYFFLSNLSFVDICFTSTTIPKMLVNLQTQNKAISYAGCITQMCFFFIFVELDNFLLTVMAYDRYVAICHPLQYTVIMNPRLCGFLVLVCWILSVLHALLQSLMVLRLSFCRDINIPHFFCELNQVVQLACSDTFLNGLVRYFVTVLLGGGPITGILYSYSKIVSSICAISSAQGRYKAFSTCASHLSVVCLFYGTGFGVYLSSASAQSSPSSATASVMYTVVTPMLNPFIYSLRNKDMKGALLRLSGGKL, via the coding sequence ATGGAACCAGGAAACAATACAAGAATTTCAGAATTCCTTCTGCTGGGATTTTCAGAGGACCCAGAACTGCAGCCCCTCATCTTTGGCCttttcctgtccatgtacctggtcactatgctggggaacctgctcatcatcctggccaccatctcagactcccacctgcacacgcccatgtacttcttcctctccaacttGTCCTTTGTGGACATCTgcttcacctccaccaccatccctAAGATGCTGGTGAACCTCCAGACACAGAACAAGGCCATTTCCTACGCAGGCTGCATCACCCAGatgtgctttttctttatttttgtagagTTGGACAATTTCCTCCTgactgtgatggcctatgacaggtatgtggccatctgccacccGCTGCAGTACACTGTCATCATGAATCCCAGGCTCTGTGGTTTTCTGGTTCTAGTGTGCTGGATCCTGAGTGTCCTGCATGCCTTGTTGCAAAGCTTAATGGTCTTGAGACTGTCCTTCTGCAGAGACATAAACATCCCCCACTTTTTCTGTGAACTTAACCAGGTGGTTCAGCTTGCCTGCTCTGACACCTTTCTTAATGGTTTGGTGAGGTATTTTGTAActgtgctactgggaggtggccCCATCACTGGCATTCTTTACTCCTACTCCAAGATAGTGTCCTCCATCTGTGCAATCTCATCAGCTCAGGGCAggtacaaagccttctccacctgtgcatctcaCCTCTCTGTGGTCTGCTTATTTTATGGCACAGGCTTTGGTGTGTACCTCAGTTCTGCTTCAGCCCAGAGCTCACCCTCCAGTGCAACAGCCTCTGTGATGTACACggtggtcacccccatgctgaaccccttcatctacagtcTGAGGAATAAGGATATGAAAGGAGCCCTGTTAAGGCTCTCTGGAGGGAAATTATGA
- the LOC101974317 gene encoding olfactory receptor 7A10: MEPGNNTTISEFLLLGFSEDPELQPLIFGLFLSVYLVTVLGNLLIILATISDSHLHTPMYFFLSNLSFVDICLTSTTIPKMLVNIQTQNKAITYAGCITQMCLFFIFVGLDNFLLTVMAYDRYVAICHPLHYTVIMNPRLCGLLVLVCWILSVLHALLQSLMVLRLSFCTHSEIPHFFCELNQVIQLACSDTFLNDMVMNFASVLLGGGPLAGILYSYSKILSSIRAISSAQGKYKALSTCASHLSVVLLFYGTGLGVYFSSAAAQSSPSSATASVMYTMVTPMLNPFIYSLRNKDVKGALRRLFGGKL; the protein is encoded by the coding sequence ATGGAACCAGGGAACAATACAACAATTTcagaatttcttcttctgggatTTTCAGAGGATCCAGAGCTGCAGCCCCTCATCTTTGGGCTGTTCCTCTCTGTGTACCTGGTCACTgtgctggggaacctgctcatcatcctggccaccatctcagactcccacctgcacacgcccatgtacttcttcctctccaacctgtcctttgtggacatctgcctcacctccaccaccatccccaagatgctggtgaacatccaGACACAGAACAAGGCCATTACCTACGCAGGCTGCATCACCCAGatgtgtcttttctttatttttgtagggTTGGACAACTTTCTACTGACTGTGATGGCCTATGATAggtatgtggccatctgccacccACTGCACTACACTGTTATCATGAATCCCAGGCTCTGTGGTTTGCTGGTTCTAGTGTGCTGGATCTTGAGTGTCCTGCATGCCCTGTTACAGAGCTTAATGGTGTTgcgactgtccttctgcacacactcAGAAATCCCCCACTTTTTCTGTGAACTGAACCAGGTGATCCAACTTGCCTGTTCTGACACCTTTCTGAATGACATGGTGATGAATTTTGCATCTGTGTTGCTGGGAGGTGGCCCCCTCGCTGGCATCCTTTACTCCTACTCCAAGATCCTGTCCTCCATCCGTGCAATCTCATCAGCTCAGGGCAAGTACAAAGCCTTGTCTACCTGTGCATCTCACCTCTCCGTGGTCTTATTATTTTATGGCACAGGCCTGGGTGTGTACTTTAGTTCTGCTGCAGCCCAGAGCTCACCCTCCAGTGCAACAGCCTCTGTGATGTACACCatggtcacccccatgctgaaccccttcatctacagcctgaggaataAGGATGTGAAGGGAGCCCTGAGAAGGCTCTTTGGAGGGAAACTGTAG
- the LOC144369681 gene encoding olfactory receptor 7A10-like, which produces MEPGNNTRISEFLLLGFSEDPELQPLIFGLFLSVYLVTVLGNLLIILATISDSHLHTPMYFFLSNLSFVDICLTSTTIPKMLVNLQTQNKAITYAGCITQMCLFFIFVGLDNFLLTVMAYDRYVAICHPLHYTVIMSPRLCGLLVLVCWILSVLHALLQSLMVLRLSFCTHSEIPHFFCELNHVIRLACSDTFLNDMVMNFASVLLGGGPLTGILYSYCKIVSSIRAMSSAQGKYKAFSTCASHLSVVFLFYGTGLGVYFSSAAAQSSPSSATASVMYTMVTPMLNPFIYSLRNKDVKGALRRLFGGKL; this is translated from the coding sequence ATGGAACCAGGGAACAATACAAGAATTTCAGAATTTCTTCTGCTGGGATTTTCAGAGGATCCAGAGCTGCAGCCCCTCATCTTTGGGCTGTTCCTCTCTGTGTACCTGGTCACTgtgctggggaacctgctcatcatcctggccaccatctcagactcccacctgcacacgcccatgtacttcttcctctccaacctgtcctttgtggacatctgcctcacctccaccaccatccccaagatgctggtgaacCTCCAGACACAGAACAAGGCCATTACCTACGCAGGCTGCATCACCCAGatgtgtcttttctttatttttgtagggTTGGACAACTTTCTCCTGACTGTGATGGCCTATGATAggtatgtggccatctgccacccACTGCACTACACTGTTATCATGAGTCCCAGGCTCTGTGGTTTGCTGGTTCTGGTGTGCTGGATCTTGAGTGTCCTGCATGCCCTGTTACAGAGCTTAATGGTGTTgcgactgtccttctgcacacactcAGAAATCCCCCACTTTTTCTGTGAACTTAACCACGTGATCCGACTTGCCTGTTCTGACACCTTTCTGAATGACATGGTGATGAATTTTGCATCTGTGTTGCTGGGAGGTGGCCCCCTCACTGGCATCCTTTACTCCTACTGCAAGATAGTGTCCTCCATCCGTGCAATGTCATCAGCTCAGGGCaagtacaaagccttctccacctgtgcatctcaCCTCTCCGTGGTCTTCTTATTTTATGGCACAGGCCTGGGTGTGTACTTTAGTTCTGCTGCAGCCCAGAGCTCACCCTCCAGTGCAACAGCCTCTGTGATGTACACCatggtcacccccatgctgaaccccttcatctacagcctgaggaataAGGATGTGAAGGGAGCCCTGAGAAGGCTCTTTGGAGGGAAACTGTAG
- the LOC144369690 gene encoding olfactory receptor 7A10-like, with protein MEPGNNTRISEFLLLRFSEDSELQPLIFGLFLSVYLVTVLGNLLIILATISDSHLHTPMYFFLSNLSFVDICLTSTTIPKMLVNLQTQNKAITYAGCITQMCFFFIFVELDNFLLAVMAYDRLVAICHPLHYTVIMNPRLCGLLVLVCWILSVLHALLQSLMVLRLSFCTHSEIPHFFCECNQVIRLACSDTFLNDMVMNFASVLLGGGPLTGILYSYCKIVSSIRAMSSAQGKYKAFSTCASHLFVVLLFYGTGLGVYFSSAAAQSSPSSSTASVMYTVVTPLLNPFVYSLRNKDVKGALRRLFGGKL; from the coding sequence ATGGAACCAGGGAACAATACAAGAATTTCAGAATTTCTTCTGCTGAGATTTTCAGAGGATTCAGAACTGCAGCCCCTCATCTTTGGGCTGTTCCTCTCTGTGTATCTGGTCACTgtgctggggaacctgctcatcatcctggccaccATCTCAGActcacacctgcacacacccatgtacttcttcctctccaacctgtcctttgtggacatctgcctcacctccaccaccatccccaagatgctggtgaacCTCCAGACACAGAACAAGGCCATTACCTACGCAGGCTGCATCACCCAGatgtgctttttctttatttttgtggagTTGGACAACTTCCTCCTGgctgtgatggcctatgaccggttGGTGGCCATCTGCCACCCACTGCACTACACTGTCATCATGAATCCCAGGCTCTGTGGTTTGCTGGTTCTGGTGTGCTGGATCCTGAGTGTCCTGCATGCCCTGTTACAGAGCTTAATGGTGTTgcgactgtccttctgcacacactcAGAAATCCCCCACTTTTTCTGTGAATGTAACCAGGTGATCCGACTTGCCTGTTCTGACACCTTTCTGAATGACATGGTGATGAATTTTGCATCTGTGTTGCTGGGAGGTGGCCCCCTCACTGGCATCCTTTACTCCTACTGCAAGATAGTGTCCTCCATCCGTGCAATGTCATCAGCTCAGGGCaagtacaaagccttctccacctgtgcgtctcACCTCTTTGTGGTCCTCTTATTTTATGGCACAGGCCTGGGTGTGTACTTTAGTTCTGCTGCAGCCCAGAGTTCACCCTCCAGTTCAACAGCCTCTGTGATGTACACCGTGGTCACCCCCCTGCTGAACCCCTTCGTCTACAGCCTGAGGAATAAGGATGTGAAGGGAGCCCTGAGAAGGCTCTTTGGAGGGAAACTGTAG
- the LOC144369700 gene encoding olfactory receptor 7A10-like — MEPGNNTRISEFLLLGFSEDSELQPLIFGLFLSVYLVTVLGNMLIILATISDSHLHTPMYFFLSNLSFVDICLTSTTIPKMLVNLQTQNKAITYAGCITQMGFFFIFVELDNFLLTVMAYDRLVAICHPLHYTVIMNPRLCGLLVLVCWILSVLHALLQSLMVLRLSFCTHSEIPHFFCERNQVIQLACSDTFLNDMVMNFASVLLGGGPLAGILYSYCKIVSSIRAISSAQGKYKAFSTCASHLSVVFLFYGTGLGVYFSSAAAQSSPSSATASVMYTVVTPLLNPFIYSLRNKDVKGALRRLFGGKL; from the coding sequence ATGGAACCAGGGAACAATACAAGAATTTCAGAATTTCTTCTGCTGGGATTTTCAGAGGATTCAGAGCTGCAGCCCCTCATCTTTGGGCTGTTCCTCTCTGTGTACCTGGTCACTGtgctggggaacatgctcatcatcctggccaccatctcagactcccacctgcacacgcccatgtacttcttcctctccaacctgtcctttgtggacatctgcctcacctccaccaccatccccaagatgctggtgaacCTCCAGACACAGAACAAGGCCATTACCTACGCAGGCTGCATCACCCAGATgggctttttctttatttttgtagagTTGGACAACTTCCTCTTgactgtgatggcctatgaccggttGGTGGCCATCTGCCACCCATTGCACTACACTGTCATCATGAATCCCAGGCTCTGTGGTTTGCTGGTTCTGGTGTGCTGGATCCTGAGTGTCCTGCATGCCCTGTTACAGAGCTTAATGGTGTTgcgactgtccttctgcacacactcAGAAATCCCCCACTTTTTCTGTGAACGTAACCAGGTGATCCAACTTGCCTGTTCTGACACCTTTCTGAATGACATGGTGATGAATTTTGCATCTGTGTTGCTGGGAGGTGGCCCCCTCGCTGGCATCCTTTACTCCTACTGCAAGATCGTGTCCTCCATCCGTGCAATCTCATCAGCTCAGGGCAAGTACAaagccttctctacctgtgcaTCTCACCTCTCCgtggtctttttattttatggcaCAGGCCTGGGTGTGTACTTTAGTTCTGCTGCAGCCCAGAGCTCACCCTCCAGTGCAACAGCCTCTGTCATGTACACTGTGGTCACCCCcctgctgaaccccttcatctacagcctgaggaataAGGATGTGAAGGGAGCCCTGAGAAGGCTCTTTGGAGGGAAACTGTAG
- the LOC101957262 gene encoding olfactory receptor 7A10: METRNNTRVLEFLLLGFSKDPELQPLFFGLFLSMYLVTALGNLLIILATISASHLHTPMYFFLSNLSFVDICLTSTTIPKMLVNIQTQSKAITYAGCITQICFFLFFIEVDNFLLAVMAYDRYVAICHPLHYTVIMNPRLCGLLVVVCWILSVLHALFQSLMVLRLSFCTHLEIPHFFCEPNHVVQLACSDTFLNEVVMDSALVLMVIGPIAGIVYSYAKITSSIRAISSAQGKYKAFSTCASHLSIVSLFYGTGLGVYLSSAAAQSSHSKATASLMYTTITPMLNPFIYSLRNKDVKRALKSLFGRKV, translated from the coding sequence ATGGAAACAAGAAACAATACAAGAGTTTTAGAATTTCTTCTGCTGGGATTTTCGAAGGATCCAGAACTGCAGCCCCTCTTCTTTGGGCttttcctgtccatgtacctggtcactgCACTGGgaaacctgctcatcatcctggccaccatctcagcctcccacctgcacacacccatgtacttcttcctctccaacctgtcctttgtGGACATCTGCCTCACTTCCACCACCAtccccaagatgctggtgaacatccaGACACAGAGCAAGGCCATTACTTATGCAGGTTGCATCACACAAATatgctttttcttgttttttatagAAGTGGACAACTTCCTCCTGGCTGTGATGGCCTATGATAggtatgtggccatctgccacccACTGCACTACACTGTCATCATGAATCCCAGGCTCTGTGGTTTGCTGGTTGTGGTGTGCTGGATTCTGAGTGTCCTGCATGCCCTGTTTCAAAGCTTAATGGTGTTgcgactgtccttctgcacacactTAGAAATCCCCCACTTTTTCTGTGAACCTAATCACGTGGTCCAGCTTGCCTGTTCTGACACCTTCCTTAATGAGGTGGTGATGGATTCTGCACTTGTGCTGATGGTTATTGGCCCCATCGCTGGCATCGTTTACTCCTATGCTAAGATAACTTCCTCCATCCGAGCAATCTCGTCAGCTCAGGGCaagtacaaagccttctccacctgtgcgtctcACCTGTCCATTGTCTCCCTATTTTATGGCACAGGCCTGGGTGTGTATCTCAGTTCTGCTGCAGCCCAGAGCTCACACTCCAAGGCAACAGCCTCGTTGATGTACACTACgatcacccccatgctgaaccccttcatctacagtcTGAGGAATAAGGATGTGAAGAGAGCTCTGAAAAGTCTCTTTGGTAGAAAAGTATAG
- the LOC101956289 gene encoding olfactory receptor 7A17 — protein MEPENNTRVSEFCLLGFSEDPELQPLIFGLFLSMYLVTVLGNLLIILATISDSHLHTPMYFFLSNLSFVDICFTSTTIPKMLVNIQTQSKAITYRSCITQMSFFLVFAELDNFLLAVMAYDRFVAICHPLHYTVIMNPRLCGLLVVVCWILSVLHALLHSLMVLRLSFCRDIEIPHFFCEPNHVVQLACSDTFLNDKLMDFTALLLASIALIGILYSYSKIMSSIRAISSARGKYKAFSTCASHLSIVSLFYGTGLGVYLSSAITQSSHSSATASVMYTVVTPMLNPFIYSLRNKDIKESLKNLFGG, from the coding sequence ATGGAACCAGAAAACAATACAAGAGTATCAGAATTCTGTCTTTTGGGATTTTCAGAGGACCCAGAACTGCAGCCCCTCATCTTTGGCCttttcctgtccatgtacctggtcactgtgctggggaacctgctcatcatcctggccaccatctcagactcccacctgcacacgcccatgtacttcttcctctccaacctgtcctttgtggacatctgcttcacctccaccaccatccccaagatgctggtgaacatccaGACACAGAGCAAGGCCATTACCTACAGAAGTTGCATCACCCAGATGAGCTTCTTTTTGGTTTTTGCAGAGTTGGACAACTTCCTCCTGGCTGTGATGGCCTATGACAGgtttgtggccatctgtcacccgCTGCACTACACTGTCATCATGAATCCCAGGCTCTGTGGTTTGCTGGTTGTGGTGTGCTGGATCCTGAGTGTCCTGCATGCCTTGTTACATAGCTTAATGGTGTTGCGACTGTCCTTCTGCAGAGACATAGAAATCCCCCACTTTTTCTGTGAACCTAATCATGTGGTCCAACTTGCCTGTTCTGACACCTTTCTTAATGACAAATTGATGGATTTTACTGCCCTCTTGTTGGCTTCTATTGCCCTCATTGGCATCCTGTACTCCTACTCCAAGATCATGTCCTCCATCCGTGCAATCTCATCAGCTCGGGGCAAatacaaagccttctccacctgtgcatctcaCCTGTCCATTGTCTCCTTATTTTATGGCACAGGTTTGGGTGTTTACCTGAGTTCTGCAATAACCCAGAGCTCACACTCCAGTGCAACAGCCTCGgtgatgtacactgtggtcacccccatgctgaaccccttcatctacagtcTGAGGAATAAGGACATAAAAGAATCTCTGAAAAATCTTTTTGGAGGGTAA